One Cryptosporangium aurantiacum DNA window includes the following coding sequences:
- a CDS encoding helix-turn-helix domain-containing protein: protein MDHDVTTTPVTQVTATMDAFRTELTRRRVEAGLSKKALARRMSFDPSYVSHIESGRHRPTEDFARRADDVLGSGGRLWLLWREYDRSRQESVAGTAVPVAANADPHSDLVVEREEAAMRFDGRNYVMTIRRHLHNVGTKPVTLYWIKIASADDSQQPLTWDMIDLKANCNGEPMDWRVAADQPYAKQVWLQFRNGDYEFPLYPGDRAWIEYSYTVAEGTWGHWFQRAIRLPTRYLSVRLRFPTHLEPRVWGTETSMTADGAPLAATPRITHSPDGESEWFWEVPHPQLNARYRLHWQFQNGPGAGERAAGRAAERPEQSSRPERSDRLDHPGRASARRSALNRRRPAVLQ, encoded by the coding sequence ATGGACCATGACGTCACGACGACCCCGGTGACGCAGGTGACAGCGACGATGGACGCGTTTCGCACGGAGTTGACGAGACGCCGTGTCGAGGCGGGCTTATCGAAGAAGGCCCTGGCGCGCCGGATGTCGTTCGACCCGTCCTACGTCAGCCACATCGAGAGCGGACGCCACCGTCCGACCGAGGACTTCGCGCGCCGCGCGGACGACGTCCTCGGCTCCGGTGGCCGGCTCTGGCTGCTCTGGCGCGAGTACGACCGCTCGCGGCAGGAGTCTGTCGCCGGTACGGCCGTGCCGGTCGCCGCCAACGCCGACCCGCACTCCGACCTCGTGGTCGAGCGCGAAGAGGCCGCGATGCGGTTCGACGGGCGCAACTACGTGATGACGATCCGGCGCCACCTGCACAACGTCGGCACGAAGCCGGTGACGCTGTACTGGATCAAGATCGCCAGCGCCGACGATTCCCAGCAGCCGCTGACCTGGGACATGATCGATCTGAAGGCCAACTGCAACGGCGAGCCGATGGACTGGCGGGTCGCCGCCGACCAGCCGTACGCCAAGCAGGTCTGGCTGCAGTTCCGGAACGGCGACTACGAGTTCCCGCTCTACCCGGGCGACCGGGCCTGGATCGAGTACTCGTACACGGTCGCCGAGGGCACCTGGGGCCACTGGTTCCAGCGGGCGATCCGGCTGCCCACCCGCTACCTGTCGGTCCGGTTGCGGTTCCCGACGCACCTCGAGCCCCGGGTCTGGGGCACCGAGACGTCGATGACCGCGGACGGCGCACCGCTGGCCGCGACGCCGCGGATCACCCACTCACCCGACGGAGAGTCGGAGTGGTTCTGGGAGGTTCCGCACCCACAGCTCAACGCGCGCTACCGCCTGCACTGGCAGTTCCAGAACGGGCCGGGGGCCGGCGAGCGGGCGGCCGGCCGCGCGGCCGAGCGGCCCGAGCAGTCGAGCCGGCCGGAGCGTTCCGATCGGCTCGACCACCCTGGCAGAGCCAGCGCCCGTCGCTCAGCCCTGAACCGCCGACGGCCGGCCGTGCTGCAGTGA
- the rimO gene encoding 30S ribosomal protein S12 methylthiotransferase RimO produces MPRNAGDRRVALVTLGCARNEVDSEELAGRLAGDGWELVDAADDADVVLVNTCGFVEQAKKDSVDTLLTASDSGAKVVAAGCMAERYGAELATALPEADAVLGFDDYAQISDRLNRVLAGEELSAHTPVDRRTLLPITPVERSSHAVAIPGHADLPEGVSPASGPRVLRRRLEGGPVAPLKLASGCDRRCAFCAIPSFRGAFVSRRPTEILEEARWLASQGVREVVLVSENSSSYGKDLGDPRLLETLLPELAAVPGIVRVRVSYLQPAETRPSLIKVIATTPGVVPYFDLSFQHSSEPVLRRMRRFGSTERFLELLAAARELAPEAGVRSNFIVGFPGETKADVAELARFLTEARLDAVGVFGYSDEDGTEAATLPGKIRRDTIDRRYDRISRLAEELTAQRAEERHGQVVEVLVESVDSDSAEGRAEHQAPEVDGSVTLRGDCPVLGRLAVGDLVRARVTGSLGVDLDAEVLGVVDRVGVDPAVLDRGPNRVPAPAGSGG; encoded by the coding sequence ATGCCTCGGAATGCCGGCGACCGACGCGTCGCCCTCGTCACGCTGGGCTGCGCGCGCAACGAGGTCGACTCCGAAGAGCTCGCCGGTCGGCTCGCCGGTGACGGCTGGGAACTGGTCGACGCAGCGGACGACGCCGACGTGGTCCTCGTCAACACCTGCGGGTTCGTCGAGCAGGCCAAGAAGGACTCGGTCGACACCCTGCTCACGGCGTCCGACAGCGGCGCGAAGGTGGTGGCCGCCGGCTGCATGGCCGAGCGGTACGGCGCCGAGCTGGCGACCGCGCTGCCCGAGGCCGACGCCGTACTCGGTTTCGACGACTACGCGCAGATCTCCGATCGGCTGAATCGGGTGCTGGCCGGCGAGGAACTCTCCGCGCACACCCCGGTCGACCGGCGCACGCTGCTGCCGATCACGCCGGTGGAGCGGTCCTCGCACGCGGTGGCGATCCCCGGGCACGCGGACCTCCCGGAAGGCGTCTCGCCTGCCTCGGGCCCGAGGGTCCTGCGACGGCGGCTCGAGGGCGGCCCGGTCGCCCCGCTCAAGCTCGCCAGCGGCTGCGACCGGCGGTGCGCGTTCTGCGCGATCCCCTCGTTCCGCGGCGCGTTCGTCTCCCGGCGCCCGACCGAGATCCTCGAGGAGGCCCGCTGGCTCGCCTCGCAGGGCGTCCGCGAGGTGGTCCTGGTCAGCGAGAACTCCTCCTCGTACGGCAAGGACCTCGGCGACCCCCGGCTGCTGGAGACGCTGCTGCCCGAGCTCGCCGCGGTGCCCGGCATCGTCCGGGTCCGCGTCTCCTACCTGCAGCCGGCCGAAACCCGTCCGTCGCTGATCAAGGTCATCGCGACGACCCCCGGCGTGGTGCCGTACTTCGACCTGTCGTTCCAGCACTCCAGCGAACCGGTGCTGCGCCGGATGCGTCGCTTCGGGTCGACCGAGCGCTTCCTGGAGCTGCTGGCCGCGGCCCGTGAGCTGGCGCCGGAGGCAGGCGTCCGGTCGAACTTCATCGTCGGTTTCCCCGGCGAGACGAAGGCCGACGTCGCCGAGCTGGCCCGGTTCCTCACCGAAGCCCGGCTGGACGCCGTCGGCGTCTTCGGCTACTCCGACGAGGACGGCACCGAGGCGGCGACGCTGCCCGGCAAGATCCGCCGGGACACGATCGACCGGCGGTACGACCGGATCTCCCGGCTCGCCGAGGAGCTCACCGCGCAGCGCGCGGAGGAGCGGCACGGCCAGGTCGTCGAGGTGCTGGTGGAGTCGGTCGACTCGGATTCCGCCGAGGGGCGCGCCGAGCACCAGGCCCCCGAGGTCGATGGTTCGGTGACGCTCCGCGGTGACTGCCCCGTGCTCGGCCGACTCGCGGTGGGCGACCTGGTGCGTGCCCGGGTGACCGGCAGCCTCGGCGTTGATCTGGACGCCGAGGTGCTGGGCGTCGTGGACCGGGTGGGCGTCGACCCCGCAGTGCTGGACCGGGGCCCGAACCGCGTACCGGCGCCCGCAGGCTCTGGCGGATGA
- the pgsA gene encoding CDP-diacylglycerol--glycerol-3-phosphate 3-phosphatidyltransferase — protein sequence MSGVATGADSPVPPDSGEASGAVPKRPAPLLNAANVLTVLRIVLVPVFVAALVVSDGTHSGWLLASAVLFAIASITDYWDGRIARAHDLVTPFGAVADPIADKALTGAALIGLSAYALLPWWVTVVILVRELGVTALRFWVIRHGVIAASRGGKLKTLLQIAAIIWYLCPIPDPVDHVGTVVMGAAVLATVVTGGDYLVRALSLRRTGRER from the coding sequence ATGAGCGGCGTGGCGACCGGCGCCGATTCGCCAGTGCCTCCTGACAGCGGCGAGGCGTCCGGTGCCGTTCCGAAGCGGCCCGCCCCGCTGCTGAACGCGGCCAACGTGCTCACCGTCCTCCGGATCGTGCTCGTCCCGGTGTTCGTCGCCGCGCTCGTGGTGTCCGACGGGACGCACTCCGGCTGGCTGCTGGCCTCCGCCGTGCTGTTCGCGATCGCGTCGATCACCGACTACTGGGACGGGCGGATCGCCCGCGCCCACGACCTCGTGACGCCGTTCGGCGCGGTCGCCGACCCGATCGCCGACAAGGCCCTCACCGGCGCCGCGCTGATCGGGCTCTCGGCCTACGCGCTGCTGCCGTGGTGGGTCACGGTGGTGATCCTCGTCCGCGAGCTGGGCGTCACCGCGTTGCGGTTCTGGGTGATCCGGCACGGCGTGATCGCGGCCAGCCGCGGCGGGAAGCTCAAGACGCTGCTGCAGATCGCGGCGATCATCTGGTACCTGTGCCCGATCCCCGACCCGGTGGATCACGTCGGCACCGTCGTGATGGGAGCGGCGGTACTGGCCACCGTGGTCACCGGTGGCGACTACCTCGTCCGCGCGCTGTCGCTGCGCCGGACGGGCCGCGAGCGGTGA
- a CDS encoding CinA family protein — translation MIPEPTAAGVLAALRARGATLATAESLTGGMLAARLVDVPGASAVFRGGLVAYATDLKATLVGVESALLDRLGPVAGEVAAALAEGARQRCGADWGLGTTGVAGPDPQDGKPAGTVFIGVAGPGGAPAVRELHLTGDRPAIRAATVDAVLSLLAERLTAER, via the coding sequence ATGATCCCTGAGCCGACCGCCGCGGGTGTGCTGGCGGCGTTGCGGGCACGCGGAGCCACGCTCGCGACCGCCGAGTCGCTGACCGGCGGGATGCTCGCCGCTCGCCTCGTCGACGTGCCGGGGGCGTCCGCGGTGTTCCGCGGGGGCCTGGTGGCCTACGCGACCGACCTCAAGGCGACGCTGGTCGGCGTCGAGAGCGCGCTCCTCGATCGGCTCGGACCGGTCGCGGGCGAGGTGGCCGCCGCGCTCGCCGAGGGCGCGCGGCAGCGGTGCGGCGCCGACTGGGGGCTGGGAACGACCGGCGTCGCCGGCCCCGACCCGCAGGACGGCAAGCCGGCCGGGACCGTCTTCATCGGCGTCGCCGGGCCGGGCGGTGCGCCGGCGGTCCGGGAGCTGCACCTGACCGGCGATCGGCCCGCGATCCGCGCGGCGACCGTGGACGCCGTGCTGTCGCTGCTCGCCGAACGCCTCACCGCCGAGCGGTGA
- a CDS encoding helix-turn-helix domain-containing protein produces the protein MVLLRRILGDTLRAQRLAQQRTLREVSTAAKVSLGYLSEVERGQKEASSELLSSICEALGVPLSEVLRDVSDTLEVAETTPAASASVLNAVEPVAALSGSALGGDGAELEVVGAGVGGNGPSRLEVHLDHHLDSHLDARGRHRVVAAA, from the coding sequence ATGGTCCTGCTGCGCCGGATCCTCGGCGACACGCTGCGGGCGCAGCGGCTCGCCCAGCAACGCACTCTTCGTGAGGTGTCCACGGCCGCGAAGGTGAGCCTCGGGTACCTCTCCGAGGTGGAGCGTGGGCAGAAGGAGGCTTCCTCCGAGCTGCTCTCCTCGATCTGCGAGGCGCTCGGCGTCCCGCTCTCCGAGGTATTGCGCGACGTCAGCGACACGCTCGAGGTCGCCGAGACCACGCCCGCCGCCAGCGCGAGCGTCCTCAACGCGGTCGAGCCGGTCGCCGCGCTCAGCGGGTCCGCCCTCGGGGGCGACGGCGCCGAGCTCGAGGTCGTCGGTGCCGGGGTCGGGGGCAACGGGCCCAGCCGGCTCGAGGTCCATCTCGATCACCACCTGGACAGCCACCTGGACGCGCGCGGTCGCCACCGGGTGGTCGCGGCCGCGTGA
- a CDS encoding TetR family transcriptional regulator, giving the protein MTGRGPGELPLDWSLAERPPLRGTRVRAGNAMARTRASLLDAAVRLVAERGTRRTSMTDIAQAAGIAKGTLYNHFRNKDEVFAALVEAEIVLIADECRGLELEDALAVAALRIDTHPALRRVADDDPAALAALVGADPEAAGWRAARSAAADVLAASGRDPRGAELVVRWLTSHVAAPDADEAEAGARLLAAVLPLRALATV; this is encoded by the coding sequence GTGACCGGCCGGGGCCCGGGCGAGCTTCCGCTCGATTGGAGCCTGGCCGAGCGTCCCCCGCTGCGCGGCACCCGCGTGCGCGCGGGCAACGCGATGGCGCGCACGCGAGCGTCCCTGCTGGACGCTGCGGTGCGCCTGGTCGCAGAGCGGGGCACCCGCCGCACGTCGATGACCGACATCGCGCAGGCGGCGGGCATCGCCAAAGGCACGCTCTACAACCACTTCCGTAACAAGGACGAGGTTTTTGCCGCGCTCGTCGAGGCGGAGATCGTTCTGATCGCCGACGAGTGCCGCGGGCTCGAACTGGAGGACGCGCTGGCGGTCGCCGCGCTCCGGATCGACACTCACCCCGCGCTGCGTCGGGTTGCCGACGACGACCCGGCCGCGCTGGCGGCGCTGGTCGGCGCGGACCCCGAGGCCGCGGGGTGGCGTGCGGCACGGTCGGCCGCCGCCGACGTACTGGCTGCCAGCGGCCGTGACCCGCGCGGCGCTGAGCTCGTCGTCCGTTGGTTGACCAGCCACGTCGCCGCGCCGGACGCCGACGAGGCCGAAGCGGGCGCTCGACTGCTCGCCGCGGTTCTTCCGCTCAGGGCTCTGGCTACGGTCTGA
- a CDS encoding PspA/IM30 family protein, with amino-acid sequence MANPIIKAWKYFMASLGATVDAHADPKVQIEQAIDDAKNQHRALVEQAANVIGNQRQLELKLSRQMTQVEKLQSSARQALVLADKARAEGNEQQATQYESTAQAFATQLVAAEQSLEDLKTLHDQALSAAQQAKQAVDSNAMLLQQRLAERAQLLNQLEQAKMQERVADSLQGMSQLTASGNVPSLDEVREKIESRYATAMGRSELAQSSVEGRMLEVQKSALDMAGANRLDQIRASMSGGQLGQGQPKPAVQAGQAASAPPAAATNGSLPLAEQRLKELRDADAASGRPPA; translated from the coding sequence ATGGCCAACCCGATCATCAAGGCCTGGAAGTACTTCATGGCGTCGTTGGGCGCCACGGTCGACGCACACGCCGACCCGAAGGTGCAGATCGAGCAGGCCATCGACGACGCGAAGAACCAGCACCGAGCGCTCGTCGAGCAGGCCGCCAACGTCATCGGCAACCAGCGTCAGCTCGAACTGAAGCTGTCCCGGCAGATGACGCAAGTCGAGAAGCTGCAGAGTTCGGCGCGCCAGGCGCTCGTCCTGGCCGACAAGGCACGCGCCGAGGGCAACGAGCAGCAGGCGACGCAGTACGAGAGCACTGCGCAGGCGTTCGCGACCCAGCTGGTCGCCGCCGAGCAATCCCTGGAGGACCTCAAGACGCTGCACGACCAGGCGCTGTCCGCCGCGCAGCAGGCGAAGCAGGCCGTCGACAGCAACGCGATGCTCCTGCAGCAGCGGCTCGCCGAGCGGGCCCAGCTCCTCAACCAACTGGAGCAGGCCAAGATGCAGGAGCGGGTCGCCGACTCGCTCCAGGGCATGTCGCAGCTCACCGCGTCCGGAAACGTCCCGAGCCTGGACGAGGTCCGGGAGAAGATCGAGAGCCGCTACGCGACCGCGATGGGCCGGTCGGAGCTCGCCCAGAGCTCGGTCGAAGGGCGGATGCTCGAGGTGCAGAAGTCGGCGCTCGACATGGCCGGCGCCAACCGCCTCGACCAGATCCGCGCGAGCATGTCCGGTGGCCAGCTCGGTCAGGGCCAGCCGAAGCCCGCCGTGCAGGCAGGCCAGGCCGCGTCCGCCCCGCCTGCCGCGGCTACGAACGGTTCGCTCCCCCTCGCCGAGCAGCGTCTGAAGGAACTGCGTGACGCCGACGCAGCCTCGGGCCGGCCGCCGGCATAA